The genomic interval ggtgtcttcctcctccccctgcccccaagcTTGGGGCCCTCCAGGTAAGAAAAACGTCTCTCTGGCTCCCAACTATAACTTCGTGCTTTGACACAATGGCCCCACCCAGGGCTTAGTAGCCTACTCCTCACCCTATCATTCTCATAAATGGGAGTGGgtgtaaaagaaataataactgCCTTTTACAGGGGTCCAGTATGGGCAGCCTGGCAGGCCTGTGATGCTGTGCTGCCCTGGAGTGAATGCTGGGTAAGTGTTCACCTGCCTGTCAATCACATCTCACCACCCTTTCCTGACCCCGCCCAGATCTTATGTACCCTCCTAAACTCGTTTCTTCTGTCCGTAATCCTTGCTTGTGTGTCCTAACCCTCCAAATGTATTTATTCAATAGAAAATGCAGCCAATGTTGAGGATGTAGCTTGGAGCCAGGCATGTACAAAGCTTTGGGGGAGGGCGGGTCTGATATTTAGTACCAAAAATCACCCATCAGTCAACCAGCCAGTATGTTTAAGCACTACCACTAAGTGCCGGGTCTGTCGAAGGCTCTGAGACACAGCAAGATGCCTGACTTTAAGAGGTTGCATCTTTAGTGGGGAAGGCAGGCAGCAAGCACACAAGACACTTGATAGAAAAGGAGCAGCAATGCCCAGGTTAGAGTAGACATACTGCCGATGGAGGCAGCACCGTGTGGAGATGCCCCGAGGCGGGGATGACCTCAGTGCTAAGGAACAAAAAGACGAGAATGTGGCCTATGCGGAAGGAAGTTAGGATGTTAAAGGAAAAGAAGGCCACTGTGGTCCACAAGGGACTGTGTGAAAGGAATTTGGGCTTGGGTttagtctcttttctttcttgtttttattttatttatctctttatctTGGTACCTGGgaatggcctggaactcgctatgtagctGCCACTGGCACCAAACTCATGAACCTCCTGCTTTGGCCTCCGGAGATGATTcttatgcaccaccacaccaggcataGAATCGTGGTCTGATTGCAAGTGTGCTTAgatctctcagagaacagctgcACAGCCTGACctagtctctctctgcttcatctcctCATCTTTCCTCCAGGACTCCAGTGTCCTGGTTTCGGGATGGAGACTCAAGGCTGCTCCAGGGACCTGACTCTGGACTAGGACACAGACTGGTCTTAGCCCAGGTGGACAGCCCTGACGAAGGCACTTACGTCTGCCAGACCCTGGATGGTGTTTCCGGGGGCATGGTGACCCTGAAGCTGGGCTGTGAGTTAGGGAAGGGGGCAGTGAGGGGCCACGGAATTCCCAAGGGTGCCTGGGATCAGATCAAGCCCTCTGGGGTAGGATGGAGCTGGGCATGCCATGGCCTCCAGCTATGCCCTCTGTCTCCAGTTCCCCCAGCGCGTCCCGAGGTCTCCTGCCAAGCAGTAGACTATGAAAACTTCTCCTGTACTTGGAGTCCAGGCCAGGCCAGCGGTTTGCCCACCCGCTACCTTACTTCCTACAGGTATGTGTAGGTGTGCCTGGTATGTCTGCTATGGAATTGGGGtggctgggaaggaaggagggaagttcTGACAAATTCTCAGAGATATAGGAGCCCTTTTTCTTCCTGATATCAGCTGgtaactttttaactttttttttttccccaggaagAAGACCCTGCCAGGAGCGGAGAGTCAGAGGTAGGATatgagagagagactggggagTCTTAACTTGCGACCTCTTTCCCAAACCCAAGACGACATCCTCCCTTCTAGGGAAAGCCCATCCACTGGGCCTTGGCCATGTCCACAGGACCCTCTGGAGGCTTCCCGATGTGTGGTCCATGGGGCAGAGTTCTGGAGTGAGTACCGGATCAATGTGACTGAGGTGAACCCACTGGGTGCCAGCACGTGCCTACTGGATGTGAGATTACAGAGCATCTGTGAGTACCCCAGGCGCCTTCCAGACCCACGTCACAGAGACTCCACACAGACTTACACTCCCCCTGCCCCAGCTTCCAACTGGTCCTCTCATTTTCATAAAGACGAGTCATCACAGATGGTTCTGTACCCTAGAGGCTCCCGGCATTACCTGCTCGTCCTTCCTGGGTGCCTAGCTCGCTCCTGCTTCTGGACCCTATGTTGAAGGCCGCTGGATCTCATGCTCTCCCTGCCTAGGGGAAAGccttgctcccctccccccccccttttttttcttgatcTGAGTATGGGAAGGGAGAAGGCAGTACACTTAGGTTGGAATTTGGGCCAGTGAATCTTCtgtggatggaaagaaaaatctTCTTATCACTCAAAGTTATCAAAATTCTGGTTTCGTATTTCTGCTTATCTTATAATAACGACAGATAGGTCCTGAGGCTCACTGAGTCATCCAATTCGACATTTAGTCTCTGACTAAAGCATCTTTACAAACACACTGTGGGAAGGGACGAGTACCCATCACCCACCCTGAACTTTGTGTCTGGCTACCCCTAGTGCGTCCTGATCCACCCCAAGGATTGCGGGTAGAATCAGTACCCGGATACCCAAGACGCCTGCATGCCAGCTGGACGTACCCTGCCTCCTGGCGTCGCCAACCCCACTTCCTGCTCAAGTTCCGGTTGCAGTACCGTCCAGCACAGCATGCAGCCTGGTCCACGGTGAGGTCTGCAGTGTGCCACAGTCTTGGTCTTCTGGTGCTGTCTCTGGTTTTGAGAGCTCAAATATTCTGCATCGCTTCTAGGCACTGGCTGGTCTCAGAAGGCCTGGTTCCCCTCTAGATAAGTGTTCCCAAGGTGTTGAGCTGGGTGCTGGAGCTGGAACTGGTAGGACTCCTTTCCCCGGGAACTAACCATAATGCAAGCCTGTCTGTGGAAGACaggaatggctttttttttttttaaatcacttgtaGGGattgggaaaatggctcagtttATAAATAATTGCTGTAtaagcacagggacctgagtttgaatcctcagaatccacataaagccAGGTGAGATAGCATAGTTTGTAATCTGAATGCTCCAATAGCAAtagaggaggtagagacaggagaatccctggaagttCATGGGCTAGCCAGGCTGCTATGCAGCTGAGAGCAACAAAGAACCTGCTTCAAAGAGTGCACAAGACAGAAAGACGTACTCCCGagtctgtcctctgaccaccacaggtATGCTGTGACACaccccaccatacacacatacccccccatacacacacacaccacaccacatacacacacacaccacaccaccaccttgtatacacacacaccacNNNNNNNNNNNNNNNNNNNNNNNNNNNNNNNNNNNNNNNNNNNNNNNNNNNNNNNNNNNNNNNNNNNNNNNNNNNNNNNNNNNNNNNNNNNNNNNNNNNNNNNNNNNNNNNNNNNNNNNNNNNNNNNNNNNNNNNNNNNNNNNNNNNNNNNNNNNNNNNNNNNNNNNNNNNNNNNNNNacatacacacacacaccacaccaccaccttgtatacacacacaccacaccacatacacacacacaccataccacatacacacacacaccacaccacatatacacacacactacaccaccaccttgtatacacacacacataccccaccacatacacacactcacacaacaccaccttgtacacatacacacacacacaccccaccactggcacatacatacacacacacacacacacacacacacacaccacaccaccaccttgtacacacactcacataccaccaccaccagcacatacacacatacatcacaccacaccaccacacacagacacacccacacaaagaaagagagagacagagaaagacagaaagatagagagatagagagggagaaagggagaaagagagagagagacagagagaaacttttAGGAAAGGGGGTACCTTTTACCCAGAGGACTCTCCTCATATACATACCCTTGTGTCTAGGTGAAAATAGTTTAACTCCACATCCAGAAATGTCAAAGATTGGTTGGCATCTCCTGGGAAGCTGCCCCTTTAGTTCATAATCTGCATTCAGAGCTGTCTGCCTGCCTCAATACACATTTGACATGTTATCTCTGTTAGGTATAGTCACCCTTATTTATAGCCGAGGAAGCTGAGACATAGAAGCTCACAGTCCTCTCAGCAAGTCACTTAAGTTTTGAACACAGACTGACTGACACCACAGG from Mastomys coucha isolate ucsf_1 unplaced genomic scaffold, UCSF_Mcou_1 pScaffold18, whole genome shotgun sequence carries:
- the Il11ra gene encoding interleukin-11 receptor subunit alpha isoform X2, producing MSSSCSGLTRVLVAVATVLVSSSSPCPQAWGPPGVQYGQPGRPVMLCCPGVNAGTPVSWFRDGDSRLLQGPDSGLGHRLVLAQVDSPDEGTYVCQTLDGVSGGMVTLKLGFPPARPEVSCQAVDYENFSCTWSPGQASGLPTRYLTSYRKKTLPGAESQRESPSTGPWPCPQDPLEASRCVVHGAEFWSEYRINVTEVNPLGASTCLLDVRLQSILRPDPPQGLRVESVPGYPRRLHASWTYPASWRRQPHFLLKFRLQYRPAQHAAWSTVEPIGLEEVITDAVAGLPHAVRVSARDFLDAGTWSAWSPEAWGTPSTGPLHDETPDGSREHEQQLEAVAQEDSPAPPWPSLQPDPRPLDHRDPLEQVAVLASLGIFSFLGLAVGALALGLWLRLRRNGKDGPQKPEFLAPMIQVEKLPGIPNLQRTPENFS
- the Il11ra gene encoding interleukin-11 receptor subunit alpha isoform X1, whose translation is MGREPPLLHLSRSIGAGRSRPHGRRSALEGAEAGAEGEGGGRWRRLPQKMSSSCSGLTRVLVAVATVLVSSSSPCPQAWGPPGVQYGQPGRPVMLCCPGVNAGTPVSWFRDGDSRLLQGPDSGLGHRLVLAQVDSPDEGTYVCQTLDGVSGGMVTLKLGFPPARPEVSCQAVDYENFSCTWSPGQASGLPTRYLTSYRKKTLPGAESQRESPSTGPWPCPQDPLEASRCVVHGAEFWSEYRINVTEVNPLGASTCLLDVRLQSILRPDPPQGLRVESVPGYPRRLHASWTYPASWRRQPHFLLKFRLQYRPAQHAAWSTVEPIGLEEVITDAVAGLPHAVRVSARDFLDAGTWSAWSPEAWGTPSTGPLHDETPDGSREHEQQLEAVAQEDSPAPPWPSLQPDPRPLDHRDPLEQVAVLASLGIFSFLGLAVGALALGLWLRLRRNGKDGPQKPEFLAPMIQVEKLPGIPNLQRTPENFS